GGTCTGTCTTGACGATTTTGCTGTGTGGTGATGTGGAGAGCAACCCTGGTCCAGATCTTGAGGAACTTATAAATAGTATACTAGCTGAACTAAAACAATCTAAAGAGGAACAAAAGAAACGCGACACCATACTTTCAGACATTAACAAAAAACTTTCCAAACTAGACGAAGTATTAAAGGTATCAAAGGCgaacgaagaaaaaataaagaaactggAGGGAAGAATACAGCGCGTAGAAAAGGCTCTGACAGAACAAGACAAAAAGCTTGTCGATTACGAAGATCGTTCAAGAAGGAATAATTTGGTCGTATTCGGCATACCGGAAGGACCAGACGAAAACAGAGAAATTTTGGAAGACAAAGTTGTTTCTAAAGTTTTCCAAGACACCCTAAAGGTCACAGTTACTTCCGTGGAGCGCATTCATAGAATTGGACGGGTGAATGAACAACGCCCAAGGCCGGTCATTGTGCGGTTGTACAATTACAACGAAAAACTTTTGCTTTTCAAGAAGTGTAGCATACTAAAAGATTCGGGTGTATCAATATCTCACGACTACTCGCAAGCAACACTTCAGCTACGAAAAAGGCTCTGGAAAACAGTAAAGGACAACAGAAGTCAGGGTGATAAGGCGTACTTAGTTTATGATAAGCTTTACATCCATAATGACGTCTACGTATGGGACGAGCATCAAAACCGTAAAAAACTGTTGCGCAGCGCTGCGCGCTCAGAAGATTGACATCACAATGACGAGCAAACCTTAGCGCACAAGCGGCTTCGTTTGATAAACCTCAATGCACAGAGCTTGCGGAACAAACAAGAACAGTTTGAACATGTTCTGCTATCATATGATCCTCACATAGCCGTAATTTCAGAAACCTGGTTGCACCCTGACGATCGAGATAGTTGCGTGTTTCCGCCTTCATATACGTGCTATCGTAAGGATCGCAAAACAAGGGGCGGTGGCACTGCAGTTCTTGTCAAAAGTGGTGTGCCGTCACATCAATTGCCCGAGATTGATGTCGACCACGAAAGTGTGCTTTGCAGATGTGAATTTTTACGAAACCAAATCATCGTCGTAGGTCTGTACAGACCGCCCAATGCTGAGCCAGATTTCTTGTTAAAACTTTACAAGCTAAATCAGTATCGCAACCAAATTCTTTTAGTTGTTGGGGATTTCAATCTGCTTTGTATTAATTGGGAAACGCTAAAGTGCGGCCCAACAGACATACCGAAttctgaaatttttctggacatgCTCTTGGCGTTTAATCTGACCCAAACCGTTTTACTTCCCACTTGGGTGACAAGCTGTACGTCTTCGATTCTAGATCTCGTCTTGTGCTCCTCAACTATAACTGACATTACCACCGATATTTGTGAGGGAATTTCAGATCATAAATTGGTATACTTTACGTCATTGCTCCCACGCCAATCCAACCCACCCCAATACAAACCTATTACTATAAAGCAGTACACATCTGCAGATGATGTAAATATAACTAATTATCTCGAGGAAgccattgttttgtttgatgATAGTGATGACATCAATACATTATGGACAAAGTTCAAAGCGCACTGTCATTTCTGTATCCAGCATTTTATTCcagataaagtgaaaaaagttGGCAGGACGAATCCGTGGATAAATAGAGAAATAATTCATGTGAAGCGCAAATTAAAACGCTTGCGGAAACGTTCCAATGCTGCTCAAGCAGACATTTCTAATTTACAGGCTACATTAAAGTGCAAATTAGCTGCTTCTAGGGATCACTACTTTAATGTGACACTCAATCGTTTTGTATCCGGAAGTCCCTCTAAATTTTGGCAATTTTTATCTCATAAGGGTGGCACGAGGCTTGATCAAATCGCCAAGGGTGATCGGGTACTTACTGATCCAAGAGAAGTGGCGGAGGTGTTTAACGAGTATTTCCAAAGTGTGTTTTCAACGTCAGATCCTTTAAACGGGGCTGTTTGTGAAAATGATGATTGTGGTGTCATTCAGATTTCTTTGGAAGGTGTCACAGAATTGCTTTTGCGATTGGATCCGAAAAAATCGACAGGCCCTGATGATATCCCTTCCGCATTTCTCAGACGCTATGCTACACTGTTAGCCAGGTTCCTTGTAGTCATTTTGCAGAAATCCGTTTCGTCTGGTGCGATACCTGATGATTGGCGTATTGCACGTGTGACTCCTGTGTATAAGAAGGGTAACCGTCTCAATTTTTGTAACTATCGGCCCATCTCTCTCACCTGTCATTGTTGTAAACTGCTGGAACATATTATCGCAAAATACCTCAATAACTTTCTTCAATCCCAAAATATTCTCACTGAGCACCAACACGGTTTCCGACGAGGTCTTTCTACTACTACGCTGTTATGAACTACAATTAATGAATTTGCGAAGGCTCTAGATGCTGGTAGCCAGGTTGACGTGATCTTTTTTGACCTCTCGAAGGCGTTCGACAAAGTTCCccataaaaaattaataaataaactgAAGTCAATTGGCGTtccttcagatataacaaattggGTCACATCTTACCTACTAAACCGAAAACAATACGTAGAGATTGAGGGCTCGCGCTCGCGTTTCTTAGACGTTTTTTCCGGAGTACCGCAGGGGTCCGTACTCGGTcctgttttatttaacatttatattaatgatttggctCAAGCAATAGATACCAGCGTATCAGTTaaactgttcgcagacgactgcattcttTTCAAAGTCATAAACTCAACGGCAGATCAACAAGTTTTAAACAGAAACGTCGGTAACTTGGAAACTTGGTGTTCCGAGTGGAACATGGTAATTAATCTAGAAAAAACTGCTCACTTGTGTATCACCAACAAAATCAACAAGTTTCACTTTAAATATGAGATAAAAGGGTCATAGATTACACAAGTcgaagaatataaatatttgggtgttaCAATTACCTCAAGCCTCAACTGGACAACCCATATAGTAAATACGTCCTCTTCCGCACGTAAAAAACTAGGGTTTCTaaagcatcgattagctaatgcccccagttccttaaagcttaaagcttacaaaacaatggtaaggccttccttggagtacgcctccgtagtatgggaccctcacacAAAGAGCAATatacaaaagatagaaaaaattcagcgcctggcAGCCCGTTTTATTTACAGTAGGTATAGACGCCGCGAATCCCCCTCTGCGATGTTGCAGTTGGCAAATCTTGAACCTCTTGAGGACAGACGACGAGCTGCTTTACTTAACTTACTCCGTCTAATATATTTTTCTTAACTCGAAATAAAGCCAGAAAACTACATGGTAAAGGATTCTTCCAGGCCTTCTCGTCACAAAAACAGCTGTAGCATCAAGCCAATTTTcgcaagaactaatttatacaaacactcttttttcccgaaatcaatctctgagtggaatttgttgccccgaaactctactcttctttccttttcaccatgaaatgcgccttgtgtttcctggctttcacaatacttgtttgatttaacaatttgttgtgtgcctaagagtgtggtgctttgcttatggattgtgttgcagtgggtgtactcagccctctggaaacgagtataatttgatggtgattgctatgtttttcttacatttcgtgtgtaacagtatcaattttgttgtaactttgttgtacttttattttacctttgaacttgctgtacctttcctgcttggaccttaaatggttcgcagtatatcatgaataaaaataaaataaaatgcttAGATCGTCGGAATCGAGCGGCTGCTTGTTGATCATGTTTTGCACATGTAGAGCCTTCCGAAATGATTTGATTAGAGTGAAATGACGCGTGCAGTGGGACTATTTGCGACTTCGGCTACCAATGATATAAGCGGGTTTTACTGTGTGTTCATTACCACAGTATATTTGAGAGGCGCCAACGGGTAAGCTCACTGGTGCACAGCCTTTATGCAACAGCAGCTCCTTTACTCAGAAGTGCAGAATAAGCAATCTGACAAGAACTACTAAGGAGGCCAGTGAGGTTACCTCCCTTATGTGCATTATCTCTGCCATGAGTTGACAAGCATCTGGTGTAAATGTGAATTCCCTATTGTGCATCAAAGGAAAGATCAATACTACTGTTACTGTTATTGTTATGAACACAGATCATATTTCATCAAACCCATGTTAGCCCATTTTATTCTCTTAATTGAAATACTGAAAATGAGATGTCTGATATGCCTTACTTGTTTCCAAAACAGGGCAGCAATGTCTGATATATAAAGTAAAAATTCTGCAAGTCCTTTATGTAATTCGATCATTATACATCGAACGTCCCAGCCGTTTTGGCAACCGTCTTAAATGTATTGGAAAAAAATCTTGCTGGAGCACTGTGTTTAAAATAGTGAAGTGGTAAAATTTTTCTCAGAGAAAAAATTTtgggtcacgtggctgccttctgagttACCTGAAAATTGCAGAACTCCTCGCATTCGATCAGGTCGGCATCAGTTCACACAAAGTCATGTAGACCAACAGCACCTGGTGTCGCTCCATTGAAGCTGAAATGCCAAACAACACTGTACGTAAGCAATTTCTGTGAGGTCTTGGCATGCGTTTGGACAGAAGCACATCAGCAAGAAGTTAGGCAGTCTACAGAACATCTATCGAAATTATGGCACAGTATATGTCATGTGCTGATATAGTTACCAACAGAAGCATTAGCAAAAAGTCttcttttgaagaaaaagaagtcaTTTTGCTATCATCATTGTCCAACAACCTAAACAGCAATGGTTGCACCAACGCCTTTTGGCAAATACCCAAGTGCCCGACTTGTGAAATGAGCgccgctgcaatttttttacatcTACTTTCTCACCTAGTTTAAGGGTCTAAAACAGTCGCATATTACTAACATGTATTTTGGGAGTGCTTTTAAAATCTCTTCGctgttgagagagagcaaacacctTGTACCAACAGAAGCATTAGCAAAAAGTCttcttttgaagaaaaagaagtcaTTTTGCTATCATCATTGTCCAACAATGTAAACAGCAATGGTTGCACCAATGCCTTTTGGCAAATACCCAAGTGCCCGACTTGTGAAATGAGCgccgctgcaatttttttacatcTACTTTCTCACCTAGTTTAAGGGTCTAAAACAGTCGCATATTACTAACATGTATTTTGGGAGTGCTTTTAAAATCTCTTCGctgttgagagagagcaaacacctTGTACTCAATGAATGTTCATCATGGACGTTATATTTCTTCATTGCTATGAGAACTTCATTCTTTGGGGCTTCCGTTATGGTGGGGTTCAACTGTAAATGTGCTCTTCTGTGTTCCAGCTGTTGGGGTGCCTGCTACGTGCAGCCATCAAGGAAGCAAGCaaggaccttgaggcaagccacaATGGAGCAttacagcagcagcaccagaaagAAAAGGACCACAAGAAGCTTCGATTCCAGTACAGTGATCAGTCAAAAGGGCTGGCACAGTATTGGAATAATGTAACTCATTTCCCAGCTCTTTCCACAGACCCTATGCTTGTTGTAGCCCCTGCATCTCCATGCAAGGAAATGTGGTCGGACGTTGCACGGAAGTCTGATTCTGCTACCCTACAATGTCACAGTGCGATGTCAGTGACACCTAAGGTCACAGAAACAGACCCTGCTCATGGGTACCCTTCGCTGCCAATAACTGCAGTGGCATGCACCAGGGCTTCAGCTGTGACTGTTTTCGCTCAAGTAAAACGGCACCCTGTGCGCGCTCCTGCACTTGTCGGTGGTGTGTGGATGcagcacaaagtgaagaagactgggcgtactgccgtgccactgtgctctgctgcttttgagcagagcccaccttctgactgtgggccacccgacgcctgcgacgtaacatccacggtgagcccccagtcaggaggtgtggttctgcgcaagggcagcagtgcggctgacaccagcactTCCACACCTCGTGAtgatccccgtgtagaaaaggaggTTAGAGTCGAAAATAGGAAAGGGCAcagtaacaagaaaccagtttctcctgctcttgtcagtggtgcgagtgtgcaccacaaagtgacgaagactgggcgtactgctgtgccactgtgctctgctgcttttgagcagagcttACCTTCTGACTGTGGACCACCCGACGCCTGCGacgtaacatccacggtgagcccccagtcagaaggtgtcGTTCTGTGCAAGGGCAGCAGTGCAGCTGACACCGGCGCTTCCACACTTCGTGGTGATCCCCATGTAGAAAAGGGGGTTAGAGTCGAAAATAGGACAGGGCAcagtaacaagaaaccagtttctcctgctcttgttagtggtgcgagtgtgcaccacaaagtgaggaagactgggcgtactgccgtgccactgtgctctgctgcttttgagcagagcccaccttctgactgtgggccacccgacgcctgcgacgtaacatccacggtgagcccccagtcagaaggtgtggttctgtgCAAGGGCAGCAGTGCAGCTGACACCGGCGCTTCCACACTTCGTGGTGATCCCCATGTAGAAAAGGGGGTTAGAGTCGAAAATAGGACAGGGCAcagtaacaagaaaccagtttctcctgctcttgtcagtggtgcgagtgtgcaccacaaagtgacgaagactgggcgtactgctgtgccactgtgctctgctgcttttgagcagagcccaccttctgactgtgggccacccgacgcctgcgacgtaacatccacggtgagcccccagtcagaaggtgtcGTTCTGTGCAAGGGCAGCAGTGCAGCTGACACCGGCGCTTCCACACTTCGTGGTGATCCCCATGTAGAAAAGGGGGTTGAGTCGAAAATAGGACAGGGCAcagtaacaagaaaccagtttctcctgctcttgtcagtggtgtgagtgtgcaccacaaagtgaagaagactgggcctactgccgtgccactgtgctctgctgctttttagcagagcccaccttctgactgtgggccacccgacgcctgtgacgtaacatccacggtgagcccccagtcagaaggtgtggttctcTGCAAGGGCAGCAATGcagctgacaccagcgcttccacactTCGTGGTGAGCACAGAgcaacttcag
The window above is part of the Rhipicephalus microplus isolate Deutch F79 unplaced genomic scaffold, USDA_Rmic scaffold_178, whole genome shotgun sequence genome. Proteins encoded here:
- the LOC142791605 gene encoding uncharacterized protein LOC142791605; its protein translation is MTRALVAGDSMLKYLTGCFTLSSRTHVEVRSFSGVRIEKVFSLIAHSLADVHVVVLHIGTNNVGEEPLVLIARFRSLISRILDVNPSIRVVVSAILPRQASLRKCQWALSVGELEAFNMDAGETNAILQALCHKNGYGFVDGTCELMGMLKADGVHPTKHVSQVFLLVKPGPLPDTGRPSHSGHAPLDRAPGTWKPPSTSQLRTLVSSEPRRWLQSSVTSVEPSIKHQDFAFRLRGHGNVLQNNMSKLAWIVVQLLGCLLRAAIKEASKDLEASHNGALQQQHQKEKDHKKLRFQYSDQSKGLAQYWNNVTHFPALSTDPMLVVAPASPCKEMWSDVARKSDSATLQCHSAMSVTPKVTETDPAHGYPSLPITAVACTRASAVTVFAQVKRHPVRAPALVGGVWMQHKVKKTGRTAVPLCSAAFEQSPPSDCGPPDACDVTSTVSPQSGGVVLRKGSSAADTSTSTPRDDPRVEKEVRVENRKGHSNKKPVSPALVSGASVHHKVTKTGRTAVPLCSAAFEQSLPSDCGPPDACDVTSTVSPQSEGVVLCKGSSAADTGASTLRGDPHVEKGGIQI